A genomic segment from Burkholderia plantarii encodes:
- a CDS encoding feruloyl-CoA synthase, whose protein sequence is METDPSLALANPAGYRRVAVKATSPRIERRGECWYLRASEPLGAYPLRLTDRLVSGAQAHPDRLLVAQRDAQGAWRGVTYAQMLEHARSIGEALLGRGLSADRPLAILSGNSIAHMQMALGAMWAGIPHAPISPAYSLISGDFGKLRHVFDLLTPGLVFADDIAAYAAGLDAALPRDVERVSASGGASGATPFAALLDTMPREVDAAHARVDGDTIAKFLFTSGSTRLPKAVPTTHRMLCANQQMLLETFPQFGIEPPVLVDWLPWNHTFGGSHNVGIVLYNGGTLYIDDGKPVAGKFDETVRNLREIAPTVFFNVPKGWEELTAALETDAALRERFFSRVKMYFFAGAGLSQAAWERLERVTFAHCGERIRIMAGLGMTETAPSCLFTTGPVSGAGYIGLPAPGCETKVAPVDGKYEVRFRGPNVMGGYWRMATATSDMFDDEGYYRSGDAVRFVDGERPELGLAFDGRIAEDFKLGSGTFVSVGPMRARIISEGAPYVQDAVITGMNRDEVGAMVFPRVDACRSLAGLGQDASVADVLDAPAVRDFFAALLGKLNRHATGGATFIARLRLLSVPPSLDLGEVTDKGSINQRAVLRHRAALVDAMHDGDDPDVIHARERLGQAGKR, encoded by the coding sequence TTGGAAACGGACCCGAGCCTTGCATTGGCGAACCCAGCCGGATACCGGCGTGTCGCCGTCAAGGCCACCTCGCCGCGCATCGAGCGGCGCGGCGAGTGCTGGTACCTGCGCGCGAGCGAGCCGCTCGGCGCTTATCCGCTGCGTTTGACGGACCGGCTCGTCAGTGGCGCGCAAGCCCACCCCGACCGGCTGCTCGTCGCGCAACGCGACGCGCAAGGTGCCTGGCGCGGCGTGACCTACGCGCAGATGCTCGAGCACGCGCGTTCGATCGGCGAGGCGCTGCTCGGCCGCGGCCTGAGCGCCGACCGGCCGCTCGCGATTCTGTCCGGCAACAGCATCGCGCACATGCAGATGGCACTCGGCGCGATGTGGGCGGGCATTCCCCATGCGCCGATCTCGCCGGCCTACTCGCTGATCTCGGGCGATTTCGGCAAGCTGCGCCACGTGTTCGACCTGCTCACGCCGGGCCTGGTGTTCGCCGACGACATCGCGGCCTACGCGGCCGGCCTCGATGCGGCCTTGCCCCGCGACGTCGAGCGGGTGAGCGCGAGCGGCGGCGCGAGCGGCGCGACGCCGTTCGCCGCGCTGCTCGACACGATGCCGCGCGAGGTCGATGCCGCGCATGCGCGGGTCGATGGCGACACGATCGCGAAATTCCTTTTCACGTCCGGCTCCACGCGTCTGCCGAAGGCCGTGCCGACCACGCACCGGATGCTGTGCGCCAATCAGCAGATGCTGCTCGAAACCTTTCCGCAGTTCGGTATCGAGCCGCCGGTGCTGGTCGACTGGCTGCCGTGGAATCACACGTTCGGCGGCAGCCATAACGTCGGCATCGTGCTGTACAACGGCGGCACGCTGTATATCGACGACGGCAAGCCGGTGGCGGGCAAGTTCGACGAGACGGTGCGCAATCTGCGCGAGATCGCGCCGACCGTATTCTTCAACGTGCCGAAGGGCTGGGAGGAGCTGACGGCCGCGCTGGAAACCGATGCGGCGCTGCGCGAGCGTTTTTTCTCGCGCGTGAAGATGTACTTCTTCGCCGGCGCGGGCCTGTCGCAGGCCGCGTGGGAGCGGCTCGAGCGCGTGACGTTCGCGCATTGCGGCGAACGCATCCGCATCATGGCGGGGCTCGGCATGACGGAGACCGCGCCCTCGTGCCTGTTCACCACCGGTCCGGTATCGGGCGCGGGCTACATCGGCCTGCCGGCGCCGGGCTGCGAGACGAAGGTCGCGCCGGTCGACGGCAAGTACGAGGTGCGTTTTCGCGGGCCGAACGTGATGGGCGGCTACTGGCGGATGGCCACGGCCACCTCGGACATGTTCGACGACGAAGGCTACTACCGCAGCGGCGACGCCGTGCGTTTCGTCGACGGCGAACGGCCGGAACTGGGTCTCGCCTTCGACGGGCGCATCGCCGAGGACTTCAAGCTTGGCTCGGGCACCTTCGTGAGCGTCGGGCCGATGCGCGCACGCATCATCTCGGAGGGCGCGCCCTACGTGCAGGATGCGGTCATCACCGGCATGAATCGCGACGAGGTGGGCGCGATGGTGTTTCCTCGTGTCGATGCCTGCCGCTCGCTCGCGGGGCTGGGCCAGGACGCGAGCGTCGCGGACGTGCTGGACGCGCCGGCGGTGCGGGACTTCTTCGCGGCGCTGCTCGGCAAACTCAATCGGCACGCCACCGGCGGCGCGACGTTCATCGCCAGGCTGCGGCTGCTGTCGGTGCCGCCTTCCCTCGATCTCGGCGAGGTGACCGACAAAGGCTCGATCAACCAGCGCGCGGTGCTTCGACATCGCGCGGCGCTGGTCGACGCCATGCACGACGGCGACGACCCGGATGTCATTCACGCGCGCGAGCGCCTCGGCCAGGCCGGGAAGCGATGA
- a CDS encoding DSD1 family PLP-dependent enzyme, which translates to MNLESLNTPAALVDVARMNRNIERMQQHMNALGVNFRPHIKTTKCAPIVMAQLEAGARGITVSTLKEAEQCFALGIRDIVYAVGIAPAKLARALALRRQGCDLKIVADSVACAETIVAFGRRHDERFEVWIEVDVDGHRSGLDPDDDALLAVATVLVSGGMQLGGVMAHAGSSYDYDTHDALVRLAEQERSRSVRAAERIRSAGMPCDVVSIGSTPTALAAERLDGVTEVRAGVYVLFDLVMHNVGVNPMSEIALSVLTTVIGHQREKGWAIVDAGWMAMSRDRGTQRQKRDFGYGLVCLENGEVPGDYLMSGANQEHGIVSRSGAPDHEIEQRFPIGTRLRILPNHACATGAQHPAYQAIKPDGSVETWPRFHGW; encoded by the coding sequence ATGAATCTGGAGTCGTTGAATACCCCCGCCGCGCTGGTCGATGTCGCGCGCATGAACCGCAACATCGAACGGATGCAGCAGCACATGAATGCGCTCGGCGTGAATTTCCGGCCGCACATCAAGACCACCAAGTGCGCGCCGATCGTCATGGCGCAACTCGAGGCCGGCGCGCGAGGCATCACGGTGTCCACGCTCAAGGAAGCCGAGCAGTGCTTCGCGCTCGGCATTCGCGACATCGTCTACGCGGTCGGCATCGCGCCTGCGAAGCTCGCGCGGGCGCTGGCCTTGCGCCGGCAAGGCTGCGACCTGAAGATCGTCGCCGACAGCGTCGCCTGCGCCGAAACCATCGTCGCGTTCGGCCGCCGGCACGACGAAAGATTCGAAGTCTGGATCGAGGTCGACGTCGACGGCCATCGCTCGGGCCTCGATCCCGACGACGATGCGCTGCTCGCGGTCGCGACGGTGCTCGTGAGCGGCGGCATGCAGCTGGGCGGCGTGATGGCGCATGCCGGCTCCAGCTACGACTACGACACCCACGACGCCCTCGTTCGCCTGGCCGAGCAGGAGCGCTCGCGCAGCGTGCGCGCCGCCGAGCGCATCCGGTCGGCCGGCATGCCGTGCGACGTGGTCAGCATCGGCTCGACGCCGACCGCGCTGGCCGCCGAGCGGCTGGACGGCGTGACGGAAGTGCGCGCGGGCGTGTACGTGCTGTTCGATCTCGTCATGCACAACGTGGGCGTGAACCCGATGTCCGAGATCGCCTTGAGCGTCCTGACCACGGTGATCGGCCACCAGCGCGAGAAAGGCTGGGCCATCGTCGATGCCGGGTGGATGGCGATGAGCCGGGACCGCGGCACCCAGCGCCAGAAACGCGACTTCGGATACGGGCTGGTTTGCCTCGAGAACGGCGAGGTGCCGGGCGACTACCTGATGAGCGGCGCGAACCAGGAGCACGGTATCGTGTCGCGCTCCGGCGCGCCGGATCACGAAATCGAGCAGCGCTTCCCGATCGGCACGCGTCTGCGCATCCTGCCCAACCACGCATGTGCCACCGGCGCGCAGCATCCCGCCTACCAGGCCATCAAGCCGGACGGAAGCGTCGAGACCTGGCCGCGGTTCCATGGCTGGTGA
- a CDS encoding LysR substrate-binding domain-containing protein codes for MLQLEDMQLLRALGASPSLAAAARLLDLTPPAVTVRLQRIEERVGVNLATRAARGISLTDEGQRLIQEAIDILDRIESIPSRLAGEANGVGGRLRVVAPFGFGREYVAPLIRGLHRSHPRLAVSLVLVESPLAAASGADVVISIGPVKGSSWIGHFLAPNERFLCAGPALARSLSGLGHPSELNRYPYLALRENDEEVTRLRFTQHDAAGKRLGKAVTVRLNSVLSSNDGTVVRDWAADGLGVVARSEWDCARLLAEGRLARVLPAWRLEPAPVIALVPTRQGLTIRQRVFLDAAKRAFDPVPWRT; via the coding sequence ATGCTGCAACTCGAAGACATGCAACTGCTGCGTGCGCTGGGTGCCTCGCCATCGCTCGCGGCCGCCGCCCGGCTGCTGGACCTGACGCCGCCCGCCGTCACGGTCCGGCTTCAGCGCATCGAGGAACGGGTGGGCGTCAACCTCGCGACGCGCGCGGCGCGGGGCATTTCCCTGACCGACGAGGGGCAGCGCCTGATCCAGGAAGCCATCGACATCCTCGATCGGATCGAGTCCATTCCGTCCCGCCTCGCCGGAGAGGCGAACGGCGTCGGCGGCCGCCTGCGCGTGGTGGCGCCGTTCGGGTTCGGGCGCGAATACGTGGCGCCGCTGATCCGCGGCCTGCACCGGTCGCATCCCCGGCTCGCGGTCTCGCTCGTCCTGGTGGAAAGTCCGCTGGCGGCGGCATCGGGTGCCGACGTCGTCATTTCCATCGGTCCTGTCAAGGGCTCCTCGTGGATCGGACATTTCCTGGCGCCGAACGAGCGCTTCCTCTGCGCCGGTCCCGCCCTGGCACGCAGCCTGTCCGGACTCGGGCATCCATCCGAACTCAACCGCTACCCGTACCTCGCGTTGCGGGAGAACGACGAGGAAGTCACCCGGCTGCGCTTCACGCAGCACGACGCCGCGGGCAAGCGCCTCGGCAAGGCCGTGACGGTGAGGTTGAACAGCGTCCTGTCGTCGAACGACGGCACCGTGGTGCGGGACTGGGCGGCGGACGGGCTCGGCGTCGTGGCCCGATCCGAATGGGACTGCGCGCGGCTGCTCGCCGAGGGCAGGCTCGCGCGCGTCCTGCCGGCATGGCGGCTCGAGCCGGCACCGGTGATCGCGCTGGTGCCCACGCGCCAGGGCCTGACGATTCGCCAGCGGGTGTTCCTGGACGCGGCGAAGCGTGCCTTCGATCCCGTACCATGGCGGACTTGA
- a CDS encoding M20 aminoacylase family protein, with amino-acid sequence MEHAVISDASLSPHQAHWAGLRRDLHAHPELRFEEHRTADIVARELESLGYSVSRGLGGTGVVASLAGADPGRGIVLRADLDALPIHEANDFAHASCTQGVMHACGHDGHTVMLLGAARVLKSLPRLPGSVHFVFQPGEEGGAGARKMIDDGLFEQYPTEAVFGMHNWPGLPAGRFGLRTGPIMAAGSRFRITVRGKGAHAAQPHLGIDPVPPACLMVLQCQTIAARHKDPVDPAVISVCMFHAGTTDNVIPDTAELRGTIRTLSSELQQKLQRDIRMACEGLAAAQGAQADVEFFQYYPATVNTPAETALCEAVIRDTFGDERLHRDVPPNMTSEDFGFMLEARPGAYVLIGNAPDGAAAAALHHPEYDFNDAIIPAGVRYWVALARHYYRHAP; translated from the coding sequence TTGGAACACGCCGTCATTTCCGACGCGTCGCTGAGCCCGCATCAGGCCCACTGGGCCGGCTTGCGCCGCGACCTGCACGCGCATCCCGAACTGCGGTTCGAGGAGCATCGCACCGCCGACATCGTCGCCCGCGAACTGGAGTCGCTCGGCTATTCGGTGTCGCGCGGGCTGGGCGGCACCGGTGTCGTCGCGAGCCTGGCCGGGGCCGACCCGGGCCGCGGCATCGTGCTGCGCGCCGATCTGGATGCGCTGCCGATCCACGAAGCGAACGACTTCGCGCACGCATCGTGCACGCAGGGGGTCATGCATGCGTGCGGGCATGACGGCCATACGGTGATGTTGCTCGGCGCCGCGCGCGTGCTGAAGTCGCTGCCGCGGCTGCCGGGCAGCGTGCATTTCGTGTTCCAGCCCGGCGAGGAGGGCGGCGCGGGCGCGCGCAAGATGATCGACGACGGGCTGTTCGAGCAATATCCCACCGAAGCGGTGTTCGGCATGCACAACTGGCCCGGCTTGCCGGCCGGGCGGTTCGGGCTGCGCACCGGGCCGATCATGGCCGCGGGCTCGCGCTTCAGGATCACGGTACGGGGCAAGGGTGCGCACGCGGCGCAGCCGCATCTGGGCATCGATCCCGTGCCGCCCGCCTGCCTGATGGTGCTGCAGTGTCAGACCATCGCCGCGCGGCACAAGGACCCCGTCGATCCCGCCGTCATTTCCGTCTGCATGTTCCATGCGGGCACGACGGACAACGTCATTCCGGACACGGCCGAGCTGCGCGGCACGATTCGCACCCTGTCGTCCGAACTGCAGCAGAAGCTGCAGCGCGACATCCGGATGGCCTGCGAGGGGCTGGCCGCGGCCCAGGGCGCGCAGGCCGACGTGGAGTTCTTCCAGTACTACCCGGCGACGGTCAACACGCCGGCCGAGACGGCGTTGTGCGAAGCAGTGATCCGCGACACGTTCGGCGACGAACGCCTGCACCGCGACGTGCCGCCTAACATGACGTCCGAAGACTTCGGCTTCATGCTGGAGGCGCGGCCGGGCGCCTACGTGCTGATCGGCAATGCGCCGGACGGCGCGGCCGCGGCGGCGCTGCATCATCCGGAATACGACTTCAACGACGCCATCATCCCGGCCGGCGTCCGGTATTGGGTCGCGCTGGCGCGGCATTACTACCGGCACGCGCCCTGA
- a CDS encoding aldehyde dehydrogenase family protein, which produces MNSPVARLRQAGRLDRFFIDGAWVLPEGGDRFAVVCPSTEATLCEIPLGGALDVERAVRAARRAFEPWSATPPLARAAVLDRVHALILERAELFATALAMEMGAPISYARGAHVPLAAEHVRVARDNLAHYPFVARRGTTAIVREPIGVCALITPWNWPIYQITAKVGPALAAGCTMVLKPSELSPLSALLFAEVIADAGVPAGVFNLVSGSGAEVGAALSAHPQIDMVSITGSTRAGVLVAQAAAPTVKRVAQELGGKSPNLVLPDADLERAVAPGVAAAFRNMGQSCSAPTRMIVPRNLLGAVEARAVAAARAFVVGDPFAEATTHGPLANRAQFGRVAQMIDAGCDERAKLIAGGPGRPAGLDKGFYVRPTIFSDVRADMTIAQQEIFGPVLAILPYDTVDEAVAIANDTVYGLGAHVQGTDMARVRAVAARIRSGQVHLNYPAWDPQAPFGGYKQSGNGREYGIEGMEEYMEVKSVLGYYD; this is translated from the coding sequence ATGAACTCCCCCGTTGCTCGCCTGCGGCAAGCCGGCAGGCTGGATCGCTTCTTCATCGACGGCGCCTGGGTCCTGCCCGAGGGCGGCGACCGGTTCGCCGTCGTGTGCCCGTCCACCGAAGCGACGCTGTGCGAGATTCCGCTCGGCGGCGCGCTCGACGTCGAGCGCGCGGTGCGTGCCGCGCGCCGCGCCTTCGAGCCGTGGTCGGCCACGCCGCCGCTGGCGCGCGCGGCGGTGCTCGACCGCGTCCATGCGTTGATCCTCGAGCGCGCGGAGCTGTTCGCCACCGCGCTGGCGATGGAAATGGGCGCGCCGATCAGCTACGCGCGCGGCGCGCACGTGCCGCTCGCGGCCGAGCATGTTCGCGTCGCGCGCGACAACCTCGCGCATTACCCGTTCGTCGCGCGGCGCGGCACCACCGCGATCGTGCGCGAGCCGATCGGCGTGTGCGCGCTGATCACGCCGTGGAACTGGCCGATCTACCAGATCACGGCGAAGGTCGGGCCGGCGCTGGCCGCCGGCTGCACGATGGTGCTCAAGCCGAGCGAGCTGTCGCCGCTCAGCGCGCTGCTGTTCGCGGAAGTGATCGCCGACGCGGGCGTGCCCGCCGGCGTATTCAACCTGGTGAGCGGCAGCGGTGCGGAGGTGGGCGCCGCGCTATCGGCGCACCCGCAGATCGACATGGTGTCGATCACCGGATCGACGCGCGCGGGCGTGCTGGTGGCGCAGGCGGCTGCGCCCACCGTCAAGCGCGTGGCGCAGGAGCTGGGCGGCAAGTCGCCGAACCTCGTGCTGCCCGATGCGGACCTGGAGCGGGCCGTCGCGCCGGGCGTGGCGGCCGCGTTCCGCAACATGGGGCAGTCGTGCAGCGCGCCGACCCGCATGATCGTGCCGCGCAACCTGCTCGGCGCGGTCGAGGCGCGCGCCGTCGCGGCGGCGCGGGCGTTCGTCGTCGGCGATCCGTTCGCCGAGGCGACCACGCACGGGCCGCTCGCCAATCGCGCGCAGTTCGGGCGGGTCGCGCAGATGATCGACGCCGGCTGCGACGAACGCGCGAAGCTGATCGCCGGCGGGCCGGGGCGCCCGGCGGGCCTCGACAAGGGGTTTTACGTGCGGCCGACGATTTTCTCCGACGTGCGCGCGGACATGACGATCGCGCAGCAGGAGATCTTCGGTCCGGTGCTCGCGATCCTGCCTTACGATACCGTGGACGAAGCGGTCGCGATCGCCAACGACACGGTGTACGGGCTCGGCGCGCACGTGCAGGGCACCGACATGGCGCGCGTGCGCGCGGTGGCCGCGCGCATCCGGTCGGGGCAGGTGCATCTGAACTATCCGGCATGGGACCCGCAGGCGCCGTTCGGCGGCTACAAGCAGTCGGGCAACGGCCGCGAGTACGGGATCGAGGGCATGGAGGAGTACATGGAGGTCAAGTCGGTCCTGGGTTACTACGACTGA
- a CDS encoding NAD(P)/FAD-dependent oxidoreductase, which translates to MRFSSYWLDTSAPFASGSTGLRDRHCDVIVVGGGITGSAAALALAKKGARVTVCEAGTVGQAASGRNGGMCNNGFAQDYASLSRRIGPELANRLYLAFDAGVDTVERLVREESIDCDFARSGKLKLAAKPEHYDKLARSQALLAASVDPDTRLVTKAALRDEIGSDRYHGGLLFGKSAGMHVGRYVRGLARAAQARGAQILEHAPVLGLKRQTDGTYVAHTPLGEIRAPQVLLASGISQVGPFGWIRRRIVPVGAFIIVTEPLSRERLDRLLPTRRMVTDTKQFVNFFRATPDNRMLFGGRARFATSNPRSDEKSGLILRRQMVAVFPEMADVRVDYCWGGMVDMTANRLPRAGERDGVYYSMGYSGHGTHMATLMGTLMAEIMDGRADLNPWRDFDWPAIPGHFGKPWFLPLVGAWYRLKDTLQ; encoded by the coding sequence ATGCGTTTCAGTTCCTATTGGCTCGATACGTCGGCGCCATTCGCGAGCGGCTCGACCGGGCTGCGTGACCGTCACTGCGACGTGATCGTGGTGGGCGGCGGAATCACCGGCTCGGCGGCCGCCCTGGCGCTGGCCAAAAAAGGCGCGCGCGTGACCGTCTGCGAGGCGGGCACCGTCGGGCAGGCGGCGTCGGGGCGCAACGGCGGCATGTGCAACAACGGCTTCGCGCAGGACTACGCGTCGCTCTCGCGGCGCATCGGTCCCGAACTGGCCAACCGGCTCTATCTCGCGTTCGATGCGGGCGTCGACACGGTCGAGCGGCTGGTCAGGGAGGAGTCGATCGATTGCGACTTCGCGCGCAGCGGCAAGCTCAAGCTCGCCGCGAAGCCCGAGCACTATGACAAGCTCGCGCGCAGCCAGGCGCTGCTCGCGGCGAGCGTGGACCCCGACACGCGGCTGGTGACGAAGGCGGCGCTGCGCGACGAGATCGGCTCGGACCGCTATCACGGCGGGCTGCTGTTCGGCAAGAGCGCGGGGATGCACGTGGGCCGCTATGTGCGCGGTCTGGCGCGCGCCGCGCAGGCCCGCGGCGCGCAGATCCTCGAGCATGCGCCGGTGCTCGGCCTGAAGCGGCAGACCGACGGCACCTACGTGGCGCACACGCCGCTCGGCGAGATCCGCGCCCCCCAGGTGCTGCTTGCCAGCGGCATTTCGCAGGTCGGCCCGTTCGGCTGGATTCGCCGCAGGATCGTGCCGGTCGGCGCGTTCATCATCGTCACCGAGCCGCTGTCGCGCGAACGGCTCGACCGCCTGCTGCCGACGCGCCGGATGGTCACCGACACCAAGCAATTCGTCAATTTCTTTCGCGCCACGCCGGACAACCGCATGCTGTTCGGCGGGCGGGCGCGATTCGCCACCTCGAACCCGCGTTCGGACGAGAAGAGCGGCCTGATCCTGCGGCGGCAGATGGTCGCCGTGTTTCCGGAGATGGCCGACGTGCGCGTCGACTATTGCTGGGGCGGCATGGTGGACATGACGGCCAACCGGCTGCCGCGCGCGGGCGAGCGCGACGGCGTGTATTACTCGATGGGCTACAGCGGCCACGGCACGCACATGGCCACGCTGATGGGCACGCTGATGGCGGAGATCATGGACGGGCGCGCCGATCTCAACCCGTGGAGGGATTTCGACTGGCCGGCGATTCCCGGGCACTTCGGCAAGCCCTGGTTCCTGCCGCTCGTTGGCGCCTGGTACCGACTCAAGGACACCCTGCAATGA
- a CDS encoding NAD(P)/FAD-dependent oxidoreductase, translating to MSPPLRHIETPATPPASADVVVIGGGIIGVFTAYYLARRGVSVALVEKGRIGAEQSGRNWGWCRQQNRDERELPMASKSIDLWERFAADTGEDTGFRRCGLLYLSNDDAELSRWASWGEFAKTAGVTTCMLDGKQATERGHATGRPWKGGVFSPSDGTADPGKAAPAVAAALMKLGGSVHQFCAARGIELEGGRVAGVVTEAGVIKTRTVVLAGGAWASSFCRQLGIRFPQASIRQSILSVAPVARPLPDAMYTSGVSVTRRSDGRYALAISGRARVDPTPQFLRFAPQFVPMFAKRWRNLLPGGLEGVRGGHETLKRWRLDAPTPMEAVRILDPKPDMPTVRETYRRAAELLPELRDAKITHAWAGFVDSTPDGVPGIGEVPGVPGLILAAGFSGHGFGIGPGAGHLIADLATGAPPLVDPVPYRPGRFNDAAWGKVADF from the coding sequence ATGTCGCCACCACTTCGCCATATTGAAACCCCGGCCACGCCGCCGGCCTCGGCCGACGTCGTCGTGATCGGCGGCGGCATCATCGGCGTGTTCACCGCCTACTACCTCGCCCGGCGCGGGGTATCGGTCGCGCTCGTCGAGAAAGGACGAATCGGCGCCGAGCAGTCGGGCCGCAACTGGGGCTGGTGCCGCCAGCAGAACCGCGACGAGCGCGAATTGCCGATGGCGAGCAAGAGCATCGATCTGTGGGAGCGCTTCGCCGCCGACACCGGGGAGGACACCGGCTTTCGCCGCTGCGGGCTGTTGTATCTGAGCAATGACGACGCCGAGCTGTCGCGCTGGGCCAGCTGGGGCGAATTCGCGAAAACCGCTGGCGTGACGACCTGCATGCTCGACGGCAAGCAGGCCACCGAGCGTGGGCACGCCACCGGGCGGCCCTGGAAGGGCGGCGTGTTCTCGCCGAGCGACGGCACGGCCGACCCCGGCAAGGCCGCGCCGGCCGTGGCCGCCGCGCTGATGAAGCTGGGCGGCAGCGTCCACCAGTTCTGCGCGGCGCGCGGCATCGAACTCGAGGGCGGGCGGGTGGCCGGCGTCGTGACGGAAGCCGGCGTCATCAAGACCAGGACGGTGGTGCTGGCCGGCGGCGCCTGGGCGTCGTCGTTCTGCCGCCAGCTCGGCATCCGCTTTCCGCAGGCCTCGATCCGCCAGTCGATCCTGAGCGTGGCGCCGGTCGCGCGTCCGCTGCCCGATGCGATGTACACGTCGGGCGTGTCGGTGACGCGCCGCAGCGACGGACGCTACGCCCTGGCGATCAGCGGCCGCGCGCGCGTGGACCCGACGCCGCAGTTCCTGCGCTTCGCGCCGCAATTCGTGCCGATGTTCGCGAAGCGCTGGCGCAATCTGCTGCCGGGCGGCCTCGAGGGGGTGCGCGGCGGCCACGAGACGCTGAAGCGCTGGCGGCTCGACGCGCCGACGCCGATGGAGGCGGTCCGCATCCTGGACCCGAAGCCCGACATGCCGACCGTCAGGGAGACCTACCGCCGCGCGGCCGAACTGCTGCCCGAACTGCGCGACGCGAAGATCACGCACGCCTGGGCGGGCTTCGTGGACAGCACGCCGGACGGCGTGCCGGGCATCGGCGAGGTGCCGGGCGTGCCGGGGCTGATCCTGGCGGCCGGCTTTTCGGGCCACGGCTTCGGGATCGGCCCCGGCGCCGGCCACCTGATCGCCGATCTCGCCACGGGCGCGCCACCGCTGGTCGACCCGGTGCCGTACCGGCCCGGCCGGTTCAACGACGCGGCGTGGGGCAAGGTCGCCGATTTCTAG
- a CDS encoding cupin domain-containing protein: MTAAFVLHRADGTAPSTAFRRRAFGAHDPFAQHREIAWEGPGAMAAGRLTFAGEIEVPSFPHVETIVVVEGELTLTPAGAAPRVLGPREGAVIGGGTALRLAARSPARLVFCAAACATPTRRGVVALHADADFKPSATLPADVLLGPAPQCRSDNVFDDDGAAYCAGTWDSTPYHRIVRPHRVNEFMFLLAGGVRFAAPDGSVLSLGAGDALFLPRGTPVGWESSEPVSKFYVVQNVDASTARD; the protein is encoded by the coding sequence ATGACCGCAGCGTTCGTGTTGCATCGTGCCGACGGCACGGCCCCTTCCACCGCGTTTCGCCGGCGGGCGTTCGGCGCGCACGACCCGTTCGCGCAACATCGGGAGATCGCGTGGGAAGGGCCCGGCGCGATGGCCGCCGGGCGCCTGACCTTCGCCGGCGAGATCGAGGTGCCGAGCTTTCCGCACGTCGAGACGATCGTGGTCGTCGAGGGCGAGCTGACGCTCACACCGGCCGGGGCGGCGCCCCGGGTGCTCGGCCCGCGTGAAGGCGCCGTGATCGGCGGCGGCACCGCGCTTCGCCTCGCCGCGCGGTCCCCGGCGCGGCTGGTGTTCTGCGCGGCCGCCTGCGCGACACCGACCAGGCGCGGCGTCGTCGCGCTCCACGCGGATGCCGATTTCAAGCCCTCGGCGACGCTGCCGGCAGACGTGCTGCTCGGCCCGGCGCCGCAGTGCCGTAGCGACAACGTGTTCGACGACGACGGCGCCGCGTACTGCGCGGGCACGTGGGATTCCACGCCCTATCACCGGATCGTGCGCCCCCATCGCGTGAACGAGTTCATGTTCCTGCTGGCGGGCGGTGTACGGTTCGCCGCGCCCGACGGCAGCGTGCTGTCGCTGGGGGCCGGCGACGCGCTGTTCCTGCCGCGCGGCACGCCGGTCGGCTGGGAAAGCAGCGAACCCGTGTCCAAGTTTTACGTCGTGCAGAACGTCGATGCATCCACCGCGCGAGACTGA
- a CDS encoding helix-turn-helix domain-containing protein, with the protein MTVQSGGQPRVARPVSSPIGDVLRTIEASFAQPLSLDTLAAVAGLSVSRFTARFRSETGLSPHRYLCLVRVRRAQDLLRAGLAPSVVATDVGFFDQSHLCRHFRRELGITPRDYVVARAGGAAARRPPARPPAGRREAACHAA; encoded by the coding sequence ATGACAGTGCAATCCGGTGGCCAGCCTCGCGTCGCGCGGCCCGTCTCGTCGCCGATCGGCGACGTGCTGCGCACCATCGAAGCCTCGTTCGCGCAGCCGCTGAGCCTCGACACGCTCGCGGCGGTGGCCGGCCTGAGCGTGTCGCGCTTCACCGCGCGCTTTCGCAGCGAAACCGGGCTGTCGCCGCACCGGTATCTGTGCCTCGTGCGGGTACGGCGCGCGCAGGACCTGCTGCGTGCCGGGCTCGCGCCGTCGGTGGTCGCGACCGATGTCGGCTTCTTCGACCAGAGCCATCTGTGCCGGCATTTCCGGCGCGAGCTCGGGATCACGCCGCGCGATTACGTGGTGGCCCGGGCGGGCGGCGCGGCAGCGCGCAGGCCACCGGCGCGCCCGCCCGCCGGGCGCCGCGAAGCGGCCTGCCACGCGGCGTAA